A single genomic interval of Hemiscyllium ocellatum isolate sHemOce1 chromosome 44, sHemOce1.pat.X.cur, whole genome shotgun sequence harbors:
- the LOC132835194 gene encoding solute carrier family 35 member G3-like codes for MGEGVPSPKTIGNKRSAGSYRQNPWRVSKLTLCMDEKTLHRSLKLLTWVLSQEGCRVPKQKVSAASLGLPTLMQLTAGENEGRRNAAGGDGPVDGGEKQEAPGPGGKEEGRVGWCKWPLPDSVKGLLVALFGGGLPAGFVAPFTKIAYEASHIPSLEILLFRCIIHMALFFYIKFRGGSLFGPREAWRSTFVHAIINIVSIACAYSSFMVIPAGNAATVRKGTSTLCSALMALVIDSYHLSVYDWIGLLGSLVGLILIVVPDLLRLDRSSRLSDIFGYILAMLGGLALAMALMIFRTLTHPSKLMTAAFTFGMVGSLICAPLMLLLQKPIAPVEPLTWCCVTGITVLALVSFFCANYAVTKTHPALVCAFLHSEVVVTMTVQYFVLHEPISPFGLSGATVIICSIVVITAQNMAQDHKELNENK; via the exons ATGGGAGAAGGTGTTCCAAGTCCTAAAACCATTGGAAACAAAAGAAGTGCTGGAAGTTACAGGCAGAATCCATGGAGAGTGAGCAAGTTAACGCTCTGCATGGATGAGAAGACACTACATCGAAGCCTGAAGTTACTGACCTGGGTATTGAGTcaggaaggctgcagggtccccaagcagaaa GTGTCAGCTGCTAGTCTTGGGCTGCCCACTCTGATGCAGTTGACCGCGGGCGAGAATGAGGGACGGAGGAATGCAGCTGGAGGGGATGGGCCGGTCGATGGAGGAGAGAAACAGGAGGCGCCCGGGCCTGGTGGCAAGGAGGAGGGGCGAGTGGGCTGGTGCAAATGGCCGCTGCCCGACAGTGTGAAGGGGCTCCTGGTTGCCCTCTTTGGGGGCGGTTTGCCAGCTGGTTTTGTGGCACCCTTCACCAAGATCGCCTATGAAGCCTCCCACATCCCCTCGCTGGAGATCCTGCTGTTCCGCTGCATCATCCACATGGCTCTGTTCTTCTACATCAAGTTCAGGGGGGGGTCGCTCTTTGGTCCCCGTGAAGCTTGGAGGTCCACCTTCGTCCATGCCATCATTAACATCGTGTCCATCGCCTGCGCCTACAGCTCCTTCATGGTCATTCCAGCCGGGAACGCCGCTACCGTTCGCAAGGGcacctccaccctctgctctgccCTGATGGCCCTGGTCATCGACAGTTACCACCTTAGCGTCTACGACTGGATCGGGCTGCTGGGCAGCTTGGTGGGCCTCATCCTCATCGTGgtgcccgacctgctgaggctGGACAGGAGCTCGCGCCTCTCTGACATCTTCGGCTACATCCTGGCCATGCTGGGCGGCTTGGCACTGGCCATGGCGCTCATGATCTTCCGGACCCTCACCCACCCCTCCAAACTGATGACCGCTGCCTTCACGTTCGGCATGGTGGGCAGCCTGATCTGTGCCCCACTTATGCTGCTGCTCCAGAAACCCATCGCCCCGGTTGAGCCACTCACCTGGTGCTGCGTGACGGGCATCACGGTGCTGGCTCTGGTCTCCTTCTTCTGCGCCAACTATGCTGTCACCAAGACACACCCGGCACTGGTGTGCGCCTTCCTGCACTCTGAGGTGGTGGTCACCATGACCGTCCAATACTTTGTCCTCCATGAACCCATCAGCCCGTTTGGACTGAGTGGTGCCACAGTGATTATTTGTAGCATCGTTGTCATTACTGCCCAGAACATGGCTCAAGACCACAAGGAATTAAATGAGAATAAATAA